Below is a window of Candidatus Fermentibacter sp. DNA.
GCCGTTCTTCGAGGGGGTCTTCTGAATGGGTCTCCAGACGCATGGACTCGTCTGGAGGCTTCTTGCGACCCTGCTGGCCCTGGGCCTCGCGGGGATCTCGATCTGGGGCAGGATACCCGAACCCGTCCGGGATCCGGCGACTGCCGATTCGCTCCCTCCTCCGCCGGACACCGTGAGTCTCAGGATACTCAACGGGTCCGGGATGGCAGGTCTGGCGAGAACCGTGCAGAGGTACTTCCTCGGGTACGCAGGAGAGACCGTCTTCGTCATGCCCTTCGAACCGTCGGATGCCGACAGGGACGATTACGCGACTACGATAGTCGTGTCCCACGTACCGGGACCGGAGGCCGCCAGGGCGGCGTCGGCCATGCTCGGGCTGGGTGACAGCTCGATAGTCTGGAGCGTCGAGAGCGATCCGCCGACCGATCTGACCGTCTATCTCGGAAGGGACGTGGCGGCCAGGCGGGACGAGTTCATACCGGTAGAACAACAGAACCCGGAGGAATGATTTGGCAGAGGACATAATAGCCCCGATCGTCGCGGCGATCCACGAGAGGCGGGGGTTCGGGGTCAGGGCGATCGACATGAGCGGCTTCCCCCTGACCATGGACATGTTCCTGATAGCTTCCGCGTCCAGCTCCACCCAGGCCCGTGCGGTCGCCGACAGGGTCGAGGATGTTGCCAGATCCCTCGGAGTGAGGCTCCACCACAAGGAGGGGTACGAGGAGGGAGACTGGATCCTTCTCGACTTCGGCACCCTGGTGGTGCACGTCTTCCAGCCGCAGACGAGGGAGTACTACAACCTGGAGATGCTCTGGAGCGATGCGGACTTCGAGGACATCCCCGACTCG
It encodes the following:
- a CDS encoding LytR C-terminal domain-containing protein, which produces MGLQTHGLVWRLLATLLALGLAGISIWGRIPEPVRDPATADSLPPPPDTVSLRILNGSGMAGLARTVQRYFLGYAGETVFVMPFEPSDADRDDYATTIVVSHVPGPEAARAASAMLGLGDSSIVWSVESDPPTDLTVYLGRDVAARRDEFIPVEQQNPEE
- the rsfS gene encoding ribosome silencing factor, encoding MAEDIIAPIVAAIHERRGFGVRAIDMSGFPLTMDMFLIASASSSTQARAVADRVEDVARSLGVRLHHKEGYEEGDWILLDFGTLVVHVFQPQTREYYNLEMLWSDADFEDIPDSPDGASDEA